One window of Thermocoleostomius sinensis A174 genomic DNA carries:
- a CDS encoding TrkA C-terminal domain-containing protein, translating to MAALISVLLTITLSLLITRIAAEALILTGLSREAAKFQAHSAITGSGFTTSESELVVAHPVRRRILMWLMLLGNAGLITVISSLVLTFINVAGPREWLPRLIMLLLGIAILWVLATNRWISRLLSYCVEWALRRWTHLDVRDYASLLRLSEDYGVMELQIDPDDWLADKPLQETNLYQEGVLVLGIQRSDGSYIGAPQGSTVIHPRDVVILYGRLDAFSELDSRKAGNAGDQAHQEAIAHHQEQMRLEREYQNSAQTGK from the coding sequence TTGGCCGCGCTAATATCTGTTCTACTGACTATTACCCTGTCTCTGCTGATCACTCGAATTGCGGCTGAGGCGCTGATTTTGACCGGGCTATCCCGTGAGGCGGCTAAATTTCAGGCCCATTCCGCCATTACAGGTTCAGGTTTCACCACGAGTGAATCCGAGTTGGTGGTTGCTCACCCGGTGCGACGACGCATTTTGATGTGGCTGATGCTGCTGGGCAATGCTGGGCTGATTACGGTGATTTCCTCGCTGGTGTTGACGTTTATTAATGTGGCGGGGCCGCGAGAGTGGCTGCCCCGGTTGATAATGCTCCTGCTGGGAATTGCGATACTGTGGGTGCTGGCAACGAACCGTTGGATCAGCCGTTTGCTTTCGTATTGCGTGGAATGGGCACTCCGTCGCTGGACTCATTTAGATGTGCGGGACTATGCCAGTTTGCTGCGCCTTTCGGAAGACTATGGGGTAATGGAACTACAAATTGACCCCGACGATTGGCTGGCGGACAAACCATTGCAGGAAACGAATCTATATCAGGAGGGAGTTCTGGTGCTGGGAATTCAGCGTTCTGATGGGTCTTATATCGGAGCACCCCAAGGTTCGACGGTGATTCATCCTAGAGATGTGGTGATTTTGTATGGTCGCCTAGATGCCTTCAGTGAGTTGGATTCTCGGAAAGCGGGGAATGCAGGAGATCAAGCTCATCAGGAGGCGATCGCCCATCATCAAGAACAAATGCGTTTAGAGCGCGAGTATCAGAATTCGGCACAGACAGGCAAATAA
- a CDS encoding response regulator, whose amino-acid sequence MKLLIIDDDRETTAALSTALTAQQLTVDTAPNAQTALALLETVPYDLIVLDVMLPDVDGISLCRTLRQQHQTMPILLLTARDAVGDRVAGLEAGADDYLTKPYDAAELLARIRALLRRGKTPMTETLTWGALQVDPQACKVTYQGNPIKLTPKEYKLLELFLRYPQRIFDRKALLDHVWSIDECPGEEAVTTQIRGLRRKLKAAGLPNDPIETLYGLGYRLRAWQPDTPLEPFNAEEQVRQQEATAAIEQMWQEFQGRLQEQLSLLESAIHNLETKTLTPAQQQQAQSIAHRLIGSLSAYGQPKAATLARHIEQRLATPQPAIAPELVALLQQLRQATTQSPFTDSAPASAASHPPLTHRVLAIASDSTLIQPLQTEAPSWGCHLDATIDFTSAWQQLLTQTADAIILDLDLADTQTPGMDLLAQIKRLGSTPVLILTQQDTLSERIAIARLGADAYLQKPASPSEIFRVLNRLLHRFDPITAKLLIVDDDPDLLTQLQTQLQPWGFQVTGLSDLSQFWSVLRTTRPDLLLLDVSMPEYSGIDLCRVVRCDAHWYALPILFLSAHAEADILQQALSVGADDYVLKPIAEADLIQRILQRLGRISTVGNNPPQMG is encoded by the coding sequence ATGAAACTGTTGATTATCGATGATGATCGCGAAACAACCGCTGCTCTGAGCACTGCACTCACCGCCCAGCAGTTGACCGTAGACACTGCACCGAATGCTCAAACGGCACTGGCGCTGCTAGAAACGGTTCCCTACGATTTAATCGTGCTGGATGTGATGCTACCCGATGTAGATGGCATTTCTCTTTGTCGTACCCTGCGGCAACAGCATCAAACTATGCCCATTCTGCTATTGACCGCCAGGGATGCGGTGGGCGATCGCGTGGCTGGCTTAGAAGCTGGCGCCGATGACTATCTTACCAAGCCCTACGATGCGGCAGAATTGCTGGCACGGATTCGGGCATTGCTGCGGCGGGGCAAAACGCCGATGACGGAAACCCTAACCTGGGGAGCGTTACAGGTAGACCCTCAAGCGTGCAAAGTCACCTATCAGGGCAATCCGATTAAGCTCACCCCCAAAGAGTACAAGTTGCTGGAACTCTTCTTGCGCTATCCCCAACGCATTTTTGACCGCAAGGCTTTGCTCGATCATGTCTGGTCCATTGACGAATGCCCAGGGGAAGAAGCGGTCACCACTCAAATTCGGGGACTGCGCCGCAAGCTGAAAGCTGCCGGACTGCCCAACGACCCGATCGAAACGCTGTATGGATTGGGCTATCGCTTGCGAGCTTGGCAACCGGATACGCCACTGGAACCCTTTAATGCTGAAGAGCAGGTGAGACAACAGGAGGCGACCGCCGCCATTGAGCAGATGTGGCAGGAGTTCCAAGGACGACTCCAGGAGCAGTTAAGCCTGTTAGAATCAGCGATTCACAACCTAGAAACTAAAACCCTGACTCCAGCGCAACAGCAGCAGGCACAGTCCATTGCCCATCGATTGATCGGCTCCCTCAGTGCCTATGGGCAACCAAAGGCCGCGACACTGGCACGACACATCGAGCAACGGCTGGCTACACCCCAACCCGCGATCGCCCCTGAACTAGTCGCCCTGTTACAGCAACTTCGACAAGCTACGACTCAATCTCCTTTTACCGATTCTGCTCCAGCCTCGGCAGCATCCCATCCGCCCTTGACCCACCGGGTTTTGGCGATCGCTTCTGATTCAACCCTGATTCAACCCCTCCAAACCGAAGCACCCAGTTGGGGATGTCATCTGGATGCAACTATCGACTTCACTAGTGCCTGGCAGCAGCTTTTGACCCAAACAGCCGATGCCATCATTCTCGATCTGGACCTCGCGGATACCCAAACACCAGGAATGGACCTCCTGGCTCAGATTAAACGCCTGGGTTCCACGCCAGTACTGATTTTGACTCAGCAAGATACGTTGAGTGAACGCATTGCCATTGCCCGCCTGGGAGCCGATGCCTACTTACAAAAACCGGCATCTCCCAGCGAGATCTTCAGGGTACTCAATCGCTTGTTGCATCGTTTTGATCCCATCACTGCCAAGCTGCTGATTGTAGACGACGATCCTGACTTGCTGACGCAATTGCAAACTCAACTCCAGCCCTGGGGCTTTCAAGTCACTGGGCTGAGCGATCTCAGCCAATTCTGGTCTGTGCTGCGAACCACTCGCCCCGACTTGCTGCTGTTGGATGTGTCTATGCCCGAATATAGCGGTATTGACTTGTGCCGGGTAGTTCGGTGCGATGCCCATTGGTACGCGCTGCCCATCCTGTTTCTGTCTGCCCATGCCGAGGCAGATATCTTGCAGCAAGCCCTGTCGGTCGGAGCCGATGATTACGTCCTCAAGCCGATCGCCGAAGCCGATTTAATTCAGCGAATCTTACAGCGTCTGGGACGGATTAGCACTGTGGGGAATAACCCTCCACAGATGGGTTAA
- a CDS encoding Hsp20/alpha crystallin family protein produces MALVRWEPFREIDTLQRQMNRLFDEIMPTVREAGDGFAFVPPAEMEETPDAIHLKLEVPGIDAKDLDVQVSADSVSIMGERKSETKTEEKGMTRTEFRYGKFQRVIPLPARVQNTNVQAEYKDGILKLNLPKAEEEKNKVVKVNLG; encoded by the coding sequence ATGGCACTCGTTCGTTGGGAACCATTTCGCGAAATTGATACGCTGCAACGGCAAATGAATCGCTTGTTTGACGAGATAATGCCAACTGTTCGTGAAGCTGGAGATGGTTTTGCCTTTGTCCCTCCGGCCGAAATGGAAGAAACCCCCGACGCGATTCATCTCAAGCTAGAAGTCCCAGGTATAGATGCTAAGGATCTGGATGTACAAGTATCAGCAGACTCTGTTTCGATCATGGGTGAACGGAAATCAGAAACAAAAACGGAAGAAAAGGGGATGACTCGCACGGAATTTCGTTACGGCAAGTTCCAGCGCGTGATTCCGTTGCCTGCCCGGGTACAAAACACCAATGTCCAGGCTGAATACAAAGATGGCATTCTGAAACTCAACTTACCTAAGGCGGAAGAAGAAAAGAACAAGGTTGTAAAAGTGAACCTGGGCTAG
- the dnaK gene encoding molecular chaperone DnaK, producing MAKVVGIDLGTTNSCVAVMEAGQPVVIANAEGSRTTPSVVAFTKTGDKLVGQIARRQGVMNPDNTFYSVKRFIGRKYDEVTEEAKQVSYKVLRDSNGNVKLDCPIQKKQFAPEEISAEVLRKLANDASKYLGEPVTQAVITVPAYFNDSQRQATKDAGKIAGIEVLRIINEPTAAALAYGLDKKSNETILVFDLGGGTFDVSILEVGDGVFEVKATSGDTHLGGDDFDKKIVDWLATEFQHNEGVDLRKDKQALQRLTEAAEKAKIELSGATQTQINLPFITATQDGPKHLDMTLTRSQFEQLCSDLLDRCRKPVDQALRDAKLTASDIDEVVLVGGSTRIPAVQQLVRQMTGKEPCQGVNPDEVVAVGAAIQAGVLAGDVKDVLLLDVTPLSLGVETLGGVMTKIIPRNTTIPVKKSEVFSTAADGQTNVEIHVLQGEREMAADNKSLGTFRLDGIPPAPRGVPQIEVTFDIDANGILSVSAKDKASGKEQSITITGASTLDKSEVEKMVKEAERNAEADRRRREQIDTKNNADSVAYQAEKQLKDLGDKVPTSDKTRLEGMIQDLRTAIEQDNFDRMKSLTNEIQQALMQMGSAVYAQAGGSTTNGGSSTSSKGSDEDVIDADFVNH from the coding sequence ATGGCAAAAGTCGTTGGAATTGATTTAGGAACAACAAACTCCTGCGTGGCAGTCATGGAAGCCGGACAGCCCGTTGTAATTGCTAACGCTGAAGGTAGCCGAACCACGCCATCGGTTGTAGCGTTCACCAAAACGGGCGACAAGCTCGTGGGACAAATTGCCCGTCGGCAGGGGGTGATGAATCCCGATAATACTTTCTACTCGGTCAAACGATTCATTGGACGCAAATACGATGAAGTCACCGAGGAAGCCAAACAAGTTTCCTACAAAGTCTTGAGAGACAGCAACGGGAACGTTAAACTCGACTGCCCGATTCAGAAAAAGCAGTTTGCTCCAGAGGAAATCTCCGCTGAAGTCCTGCGTAAACTGGCGAATGATGCTAGCAAGTATCTGGGTGAACCCGTTACGCAAGCAGTCATTACCGTTCCAGCGTACTTCAATGACTCGCAACGACAAGCCACTAAAGACGCAGGTAAAATTGCTGGCATTGAAGTACTCCGCATCATCAACGAACCGACAGCGGCGGCACTGGCCTATGGATTAGATAAGAAAAGTAATGAAACTATCTTGGTATTTGACCTGGGTGGTGGAACGTTTGATGTCTCCATTCTGGAAGTGGGAGATGGTGTGTTTGAAGTCAAAGCCACCAGTGGTGACACCCACTTGGGAGGGGATGATTTTGATAAAAAGATCGTAGATTGGCTGGCCACTGAATTTCAGCACAATGAAGGTGTTGATTTACGCAAAGACAAGCAAGCCTTGCAACGGCTGACGGAGGCCGCAGAAAAAGCCAAGATTGAACTGTCAGGTGCGACTCAAACTCAAATTAATTTACCCTTCATCACCGCTACCCAAGATGGGCCAAAACACCTGGACATGACGCTGACACGATCGCAGTTTGAGCAACTGTGTAGTGATCTGCTCGATCGCTGCCGTAAACCTGTGGATCAAGCGCTTCGTGATGCGAAGTTGACCGCTTCTGACATTGATGAAGTTGTACTCGTTGGTGGTTCAACGCGCATTCCGGCGGTACAGCAACTAGTCCGGCAAATGACTGGAAAAGAACCCTGTCAGGGTGTGAACCCGGATGAAGTTGTTGCTGTGGGGGCTGCCATTCAAGCGGGTGTATTGGCAGGTGATGTCAAAGACGTGTTGCTATTGGATGTCACACCGTTGTCTTTAGGGGTAGAAACCCTGGGCGGCGTGATGACCAAAATCATTCCCCGTAACACAACGATTCCAGTGAAAAAATCGGAAGTCTTTTCCACCGCGGCTGATGGACAAACCAATGTGGAAATTCATGTGCTGCAAGGCGAGCGGGAAATGGCAGCCGACAACAAAAGCCTGGGAACCTTCCGACTTGATGGCATTCCTCCGGCACCGCGCGGTGTACCCCAAATTGAAGTCACCTTTGACATTGATGCGAACGGCATTCTCTCGGTCTCTGCTAAAGACAAAGCCAGCGGCAAAGAGCAATCAATTACGATCACGGGCGCGTCTACGCTTGATAAGTCAGAAGTCGAGAAGATGGTGAAAGAAGCGGAACGCAACGCCGAAGCCGATCGCCGCCGCCGCGAACAGATTGACACTAAAAACAATGCCGATTCCGTTGCCTATCAAGCCGAGAAGCAACTCAAAGACTTGGGTGACAAGGTTCCTACCTCAGATAAAACTCGTCTGGAAGGGATGATTCAGGACTTACGAACCGCGATCGAACAAGATAATTTCGATCGCATGAAGTCTCTCACCAACGAGATTCAGCAAGCACTCATGCAAATGGGTAGTGCTGTCTATGCCCAGGCAGGTGGTAGCACTACAAACGGTGGCAGTTCTACAAGCAGCAAAGGTAGTGATGAAGATGTCATCGATGCCGACTTTGTAAATCATTAA
- a CDS encoding ChaB family protein codes for MTSAFAKPPEKCVSAAFKDEKKLQNAVQRLLDRGVPRERISIVGRNFQSEARITGFLTKKEVILDGLASGALYGSLFGSVLSLLTGVGVLFIPFLGAVVAAGPLAAALLGATSGALYGALGAGLGSALMSLGMPQDKAAIYQTRVQAGEFLLVVEVPEEKSGEIFLLLQSAGGEEVATTDMQIPRQPEGELDGSEQISPEIKADLSEEAQQTFVETYNQSLSESQEKINALTKAWERIKQLFDRDDKGIFSKRKAG; via the coding sequence ATGACTTCAGCATTCGCTAAACCTCCCGAGAAGTGCGTTTCCGCCGCCTTCAAAGATGAGAAAAAATTACAGAATGCCGTACAACGCCTGCTCGATCGCGGTGTTCCTAGAGAGCGCATTTCTATTGTTGGTCGCAACTTTCAATCGGAAGCCCGCATCACAGGATTTTTGACCAAAAAAGAGGTCATTTTGGATGGTTTGGCCAGTGGTGCTCTCTATGGTTCTCTCTTTGGCTCGGTTTTAAGCCTGCTCACTGGAGTAGGTGTGCTGTTTATTCCCTTTTTAGGGGCCGTGGTAGCAGCCGGTCCCTTGGCGGCAGCCCTACTGGGTGCTACCAGTGGTGCCCTGTATGGAGCATTAGGAGCAGGACTGGGATCGGCACTAATGTCATTAGGAATGCCCCAGGATAAAGCTGCCATTTACCAAACACGAGTGCAGGCTGGTGAATTTTTACTGGTGGTAGAAGTTCCTGAAGAAAAATCAGGCGAAATCTTCTTACTTCTGCAAAGTGCTGGGGGTGAAGAAGTTGCTACCACAGATATGCAGATTCCACGCCAACCTGAAGGCGAACTGGATGGAAGCGAGCAAATTTCACCAGAGATCAAAGCGGATTTGTCAGAAGAAGCGCAGCAAACCTTTGTGGAAACCTACAACCAAAGTTTGAGCGAATCTCAAGAGAAAATCAATGCCCTAACGAAAGCTTGGGAGCGCATCAAGCAATTATTCGATCGCGACGACAAAGGCATCTTTTCTAAGCGCAAAGCGGGTTAG
- a CDS encoding DnaJ C-terminal domain-containing protein has product MAATDFKDYYNILGVSKTATPEEIKRAYRKLARKYHPDLNPGDQEAEVRFKEINEAHEVLSDPDKRQKYDQFGQYWKQAAAGTAPPGGVGFEGMDFGQYGSFDDFINELLGRFGRGGGTGRRVYTYRTTTGPEGFRESVEFGEDPFSRFVEMPAQDTEAAIALTFSEAFHGTQKRLQIGDETVTVRIPSGAKSGSRIRVKGKGQISPFSQQRGDLYLTIELLPHPFYRFEGNHLLCEIPIRPEEGVLGAQIEVPTPDGKVTMTIPPGVDSGQILRLRGKGWRDPKGNRTDLLVRLKIVTPKELSVQERECYEKLQQISSFNPRRAIAEVHL; this is encoded by the coding sequence ATGGCTGCAACCGATTTCAAAGACTATTACAATATTTTGGGAGTCAGTAAAACCGCAACGCCAGAAGAAATCAAAAGAGCTTACCGCAAACTGGCGCGTAAGTATCACCCGGATTTGAATCCAGGGGATCAAGAGGCAGAAGTGCGTTTTAAGGAAATCAATGAAGCCCATGAGGTGCTCTCTGATCCAGACAAACGCCAGAAATATGACCAGTTTGGCCAGTACTGGAAGCAAGCTGCTGCGGGGACAGCGCCTCCTGGTGGAGTTGGCTTCGAGGGTATGGACTTCGGGCAGTATGGGAGTTTCGATGATTTCATTAATGAACTGCTGGGACGCTTCGGGCGCGGTGGTGGTACTGGACGGCGGGTGTATACTTACCGAACCACAACGGGGCCAGAGGGATTTCGAGAGTCTGTGGAATTTGGGGAAGATCCCTTCAGTCGCTTTGTGGAAATGCCTGCTCAGGATACCGAAGCGGCGATTGCCCTCACCTTTTCCGAGGCATTCCACGGTACTCAAAAACGGTTACAAATCGGAGATGAAACGGTCACCGTTCGCATTCCATCTGGCGCAAAGTCGGGGAGTCGCATCCGGGTGAAAGGTAAAGGGCAGATCAGTCCCTTCAGTCAGCAGCGGGGAGATTTGTACCTTACGATTGAGTTACTTCCTCATCCTTTCTACAGATTTGAGGGTAATCATTTGCTCTGTGAAATTCCGATTCGCCCGGAAGAAGGGGTGCTCGGCGCACAGATTGAAGTTCCAACGCCCGATGGCAAAGTAACGATGACAATTCCACCAGGGGTAGATTCCGGGCAAATCTTGAGATTGCGCGGCAAAGGCTGGCGTGATCCGAAAGGTAACCGGACGGATTTGTTGGTGCGGCTAAAAATTGTCACCCCCAAAGAACTGAGTGTGCAGGAAAGAGAATGCTATGAAAAGTTGCAACAGATCAGCAGTTTTAATCCTCGACGGGCGATCGCGGAGGTGCACCTATGA
- a CDS encoding chaperone modulator CbpM, protein MTTSMGLSRVVWSNGGDRLYSFEQAAYFTQTSVSLLERFVTLGLVEPTGTMLRRQDLIRVVQIQRLRRDLGLNLMGAAMVLDMAAEIAQLKAQLRAYQTELKARNEWAGS, encoded by the coding sequence ATGACCACTAGCATGGGGTTGTCACGAGTAGTTTGGTCTAACGGGGGCGATCGCCTCTATAGCTTTGAGCAAGCAGCCTACTTTACCCAGACCTCAGTGTCGCTGCTTGAACGGTTTGTGACGTTAGGTCTGGTTGAACCGACGGGCACGATGCTACGTCGTCAAGATCTCATCCGTGTCGTGCAGATTCAGCGCCTGCGCCGCGATCTGGGGCTTAATCTAATGGGGGCTGCGATGGTGCTAGACATGGCAGCCGAAATCGCTCAACTCAAGGCGCAATTGCGGGCTTATCAAACAGAGCTAAAAGCCAGGAATGAGTGGGCTGGTTCTTAA
- the clpB gene encoding ATP-dependent chaperone ClpB, with amino-acid sequence MQPTNPNQFTEKAWEAIVRTPEVAKQFQHQQIESEHLMRSLLEQEGLASSIFNKAGVNVQKLRDRTHDFINRQPKVSGGSSGSSVYLGRSLDTLLDRAEQYRKDFGDEYISIEHLVLAFAKDDRFGKSLLQEFGLDEKKLRITIEQIRGSQKVTDQNPEGKYESLEKYGRDLTKLAREGKLDPVIGRDDEIRRTIQILSRRTKNNPVLIGEPGVGKTAIVEGLAQRVVSGDVPESLRDRTLIALDMGALIAGAKYRGEFEERLKAVLKEVQEAQGNIILFIDEIHTVVGAGATQGAMDAGNLLKPMLARGELRCIGATTLDEYRKYIEKDAALERRFQQVYVDQPSIEDTISILRGLKERYEVHHGVKISDSALVAAAVLSTRYISDRFLPDKAIDLVDEAAAKLKMEITSKPEELDEIDRKILQLEMERLSLQKETDSASKERLERIEKELSDLKEQQSALNAQWQAEKEIIDQIQKLKEEIDRVNIEIQQAEREYDLNRAAELKYGKLTDLQRQVETAEARLSETQTGGKSMLREEVTEADIAEIISKWTGIPVSKLVESEMQKLLHLEEELHQRVIGQDEAVTAVADAIQRSRAGLADPNRPTASFIFLGPTGVGKTELAKVLAAYLFDTEEAMVRIDMSEYMEKHTVSRLIGAPPGYVGYDEGGQLTEAIRRRPYAVILFDEIEKAHPDVFNVMLQILDDGRLTDAQGRTVDFKNAVIIMTSNIGSQYILDVAGDDSKYEQMRDRVMEAMRTSFRPEFLNRIDEIIIFHSLRPEQLREIVKLQVQRLEQRLVERKLALKLSDEALDWLAQVGYDPVYGARPLKRAIQRELETPIAKAILRGEFHEGDTIYVGVENERLVFKRLTPELIRAS; translated from the coding sequence ATGCAACCAACTAACCCCAACCAATTTACTGAAAAAGCCTGGGAAGCGATCGTCCGCACTCCAGAAGTTGCTAAACAATTTCAACATCAGCAAATTGAAAGTGAACATTTGATGCGCAGTCTTTTGGAACAGGAAGGACTGGCTAGTTCTATTTTTAATAAAGCAGGAGTCAATGTACAAAAGCTGCGCGATCGCACTCATGACTTCATTAACCGCCAGCCCAAAGTATCGGGTGGCAGTAGCGGTTCTTCTGTTTACTTGGGACGCAGCCTGGACACATTACTGGATCGAGCGGAACAATACCGCAAAGACTTTGGTGATGAATACATTTCGATTGAACATTTAGTGCTGGCGTTTGCCAAAGACGATCGGTTTGGTAAAAGCTTATTGCAAGAATTTGGATTAGATGAAAAGAAACTGCGTATCACGATTGAACAAATTCGAGGGAGCCAAAAAGTGACCGATCAAAATCCGGAGGGCAAATACGAATCCCTGGAAAAATACGGACGGGATTTAACCAAATTGGCACGAGAAGGGAAACTCGATCCGGTGATTGGGCGGGATGATGAAATTCGCCGCACGATTCAAATCCTGTCTCGCCGCACCAAGAATAATCCCGTCCTGATTGGCGAACCGGGGGTAGGTAAAACGGCCATTGTGGAAGGACTCGCCCAGCGAGTTGTCAGTGGCGATGTACCGGAATCGTTGCGCGATCGCACGTTAATCGCTCTGGATATGGGTGCTCTCATTGCAGGAGCCAAGTATCGGGGCGAGTTTGAAGAACGACTGAAAGCGGTGCTGAAGGAAGTCCAGGAAGCCCAGGGAAATATTATTCTCTTTATTGACGAAATTCACACCGTTGTCGGGGCGGGTGCCACGCAGGGGGCGATGGATGCGGGGAATCTGCTCAAACCAATGCTGGCACGGGGTGAACTGCGCTGCATTGGTGCTACGACGCTAGATGAATATCGCAAATACATTGAAAAGGATGCGGCTTTAGAGCGTCGCTTCCAGCAGGTCTATGTTGATCAGCCTAGCATTGAAGATACGATTTCTATTCTGCGAGGACTGAAAGAGCGCTATGAAGTGCACCACGGCGTAAAAATCTCGGACAGTGCTCTGGTTGCCGCTGCGGTGCTGTCTACTCGCTATATTAGCGATCGCTTTCTGCCCGATAAAGCGATTGATCTGGTTGATGAAGCAGCTGCCAAGCTGAAGATGGAAATCACCTCAAAACCAGAGGAACTGGACGAAATCGATCGCAAGATTTTGCAGCTTGAAATGGAGCGTCTATCCCTGCAAAAAGAAACCGATAGTGCCTCCAAAGAACGCCTCGAGCGCATCGAGAAAGAACTGTCAGACCTAAAGGAACAACAGTCGGCACTGAATGCCCAATGGCAGGCAGAAAAAGAAATCATCGATCAGATTCAAAAACTCAAAGAAGAGATCGATCGGGTCAACATTGAAATTCAACAAGCAGAACGAGAGTACGATCTCAATCGAGCCGCAGAGTTGAAATATGGTAAACTCACCGATTTACAGCGACAGGTAGAAACTGCGGAAGCTCGTCTTAGCGAAACCCAAACTGGTGGCAAATCGATGCTGCGAGAAGAAGTCACTGAAGCCGATATTGCCGAGATTATTTCTAAGTGGACAGGGATTCCAGTTAGCAAATTGGTGGAATCTGAGATGCAAAAACTCCTGCACTTAGAAGAAGAATTACACCAGCGCGTCATTGGTCAAGATGAAGCGGTCACCGCTGTTGCGGATGCCATTCAACGCTCTCGCGCCGGACTTGCCGATCCCAATCGTCCGACTGCCAGCTTTATCTTCTTAGGCCCGACTGGAGTGGGTAAAACAGAACTGGCCAAAGTGCTGGCGGCCTATTTGTTTGATACCGAAGAAGCGATGGTGCGCATCGATATGTCCGAGTATATGGAAAAACATACGGTTTCTCGGTTGATTGGTGCACCTCCGGGCTATGTGGGGTACGACGAAGGTGGACAGCTAACGGAAGCCATTCGCCGTCGTCCCTACGCTGTGATTCTCTTTGATGAAATCGAAAAGGCGCATCCGGATGTGTTCAATGTGATGCTGCAAATTCTGGATGATGGCCGTCTGACCGATGCCCAAGGACGGACAGTCGATTTCAAAAATGCGGTCATTATCATGACTAGCAATATCGGCTCCCAATACATCTTGGATGTAGCGGGTGATGATAGTAAATATGAACAAATGCGCGATCGCGTTATGGAAGCGATGCGAACCAGTTTCCGCCCAGAATTTCTCAACCGGATTGATGAGATCATTATTTTCCACAGCTTGCGACCGGAGCAGTTGCGCGAGATTGTGAAACTACAAGTTCAGCGACTGGAACAACGCCTGGTTGAACGCAAACTGGCGCTGAAACTCTCTGATGAGGCGCTCGATTGGTTGGCTCAGGTTGGCTACGATCCCGTCTACGGAGCGCGTCCGCTGAAACGAGCCATTCAACGAGAACTGGAAACGCCGATCGCCAAGGCAATCTTACGCGGAGAATTCCATGAAGGAGACACGATTTATGTTGGGGTTGAAAATGAACGACTGGTCTTTAAGCGTTTGACCCCTGAACTCATCCGTGCCTCATAG